Proteins encoded within one genomic window of Aphelocoma coerulescens isolate FSJ_1873_10779 chromosome 9, UR_Acoe_1.0, whole genome shotgun sequence:
- the P2RY13 gene encoding P2Y purinoceptor 13 isoform X1 yields MGTATEASATAAAGLSSLFQTMGDSANTSTVGNTSGAASSAQCPRDTTITHLLFPVLYTLVFLLGLALNSLACWAFFHIPSTSTFIVYLKNILVSDFIMTLMLPLKILTDSGLGPWQLKAFVCRFSAVIFYDTMYISIVLLGLIAFDRFLKIVRPFGKFWVQNLTSAKILASLVWLFFLVLSLPNVILSNKTATPQSVRKCASLKSYLGLKWHEAVNYICQVIFWTVLILMLLFYIIIAKKVYESYIKTQKKGNKNEKRIKGKVFIIFTVFFLCFAPFHFSRVPYTLSQTSAHMDCRLQNQLFVAKESTLWLAATNICMDPLIYMFLCRPFVEKVLYRRVKTLQRMVQTNPKTELDTQVSPTES; encoded by the exons ATGGGGACAGCCACAGAGGCCTCTGCAACAGCTGCGGCAGGTTTGTCCAG TCTATTTCAAACGATGGGAGACTCTGCAAACACAAGCACTGTTGGTAATACCAGtggagcagcctcctctgcacagtgccCCCGCGACACCACCATCACCCACCTGCTCTTCCCAGTGCTGTACACGCTCGTCTTCCTCCTGGGACTCGCACTGAACAGCCTGGCTTGCTGGGCTTTCTTCCACATTCCAAGCACATCAACTTTCATTGTCTACTTGAAAAATATCTTAGTTTCTGATTTTATAATGACCCTGATGCTTCCTCTGAAGATCCTGACAGACTCTGGCCTGGGACCGTGGCAGCTCAAAGCCTTTGTCTGTCGCTTCTCAGCCGTAATATTCTATGACACCATGTACATTAGCATAGTGCTGCTCGGGCTCATTGCTTTCGACAGATTTCTCAAGATTGTGAGACCTTTTGGGAAGTTCTGGGTCCAAAATCTGACCTCAGCAAAGATCCTCGCAAGTCTGGTCTGGCTCTTCTTCCTGGTTCTCTCTCTTCCCAACGTGATCTTGTCCAACAAGACAGCGACGCCCCAGTCCGTGAGGAAGTGTGCCTCCTTGAAGAGTTACCTCGGACTCAAATGGCACGAAGCCGTCAACTACATCTGTCAGGTCATCTTCTGGACTGTCCTCATCCTCATGTTGCTCTTTTATATAATTATTGCCAAAAAGGTGTATGAGTCTTAcataaaaacacagaagaaaggcaacaaaaatgaaaaacgGATCAAGGGGAAAGTATTCATCATTTTTACTGTGTTCTTCTTATGCTTTGCCCCCTTCCACTTCAGCAGGGTCCCCTACACCCTGAGCCAAACAAGTGCCCACATGGACTGCCGCCTGCAGAACCAGCTCTTTGTGGCCAAAGAGAGCACGCTGTGGCTGGCAGCCACCAACATCTGCATGGACCCCCTGATCTACATGTTCCTGTGCAGGCCCTTTGTGGAGAAGGTGTTGTACAGGAGGGTAAAGACTCTTCAGAGAATGGTCCAGACAAACCCAAAAACTGAACTGGATACACAAGTGTCTCCTACTGAGTCTTGA
- the P2RY12 gene encoding P2Y purinoceptor 12 has translation MVKSWRDCQGPPLTDPSFHRREHPRFSTSPGRGNTTEEMKATTQFSSSRNDSNCTSDSRISQVIFPLLYTFLFLVGITMNGLAMWVFFKISSKSNFIIFLKNTVISDLLMILTFPFKILSDAKLVSWVLRGFVCQVTQVVFYFTMYISILFLGLITIDRYQKATSPFRTSTPRSLLAAKILSTAIWVSMFALSLPNMILTNKKKTPKNVRKCALLKSEFGLVWHEIVNYICQFIFWVNLAVIVVCYILISKELYKSYKRTRCTGKASKKTVNLKVFIIIAVFFICFVPFHFTRIPYTLSQTRDVFDCSAQNTLFYLKETTLWLTSLNACLDPFIYFFLCKSFRKSLLDMLCKHMAGLGARTKEQNEGDDTDETPL, from the exons ATGGTGAAGAGCTGGAGGGACTGCCAAGGACCCCCCCTCACTGACCCCAGCTTCCACCGCAGGGAACACCCACGTTTCTCCACTTCTCCCG GGAGAGGGAATACCACAGAGGAAATGAAAGCCACAACCCAATTCAGCTCCTCCAGGAATGACAGCAACTGCACCAGCGACAGCAGGATCAGCCAAGTCATCTTCCCTTTACTCTACACGTTTCTGTTCCTGGTGGGGATCACCATGAATGGCCTGGCAATGTGGGTCTTCTTTAAAATATCCAGTAAATCCAACTTCATCATCTTCCTCAAGAACACTGTAATTTCTGACCTCCTCATGATCTTgacttttccatttaaaatccTCAGTGATGCAAAGCTGGTATCCTGGGTCTTGCGAGGGTTTGTGTGCCAGGTCACCCAGGTTGTGTTTTACTTCACCATGTACATCAGCATCTTGTTTCTTGGTCTGATAACTATTGATCGCTATCAGAAAGCCACTTCACCATTCAGAACATCAACTCCACGGAGTCTTTTAGCTGCCAAGATCCTGTCCACAGCTATCTGGGTATCAATGTTTGCTCTCTCATTACCCAACATGATTTTAACTAATAAGAAGAAAACACCCAAGAACGTAAGGAAGTGTGCTCTCCTGAAATCAGAATTTGGCTTAGTCTGGCATGAAATTGTAAACTACATTTGCCAGTTCATCTTCTGGGTTAACTTAGCAGTCATAGTGGTATGTTACATCCTCATCAGCAAGGAACTGTACAAATCCTATAAAAGGACACGATGCACAGGGAAGGCATCCAAGAAGACTGTCAATCTCAAGGTTTTCATAATCATTGCTGTGTTCTTTATTTGTTTCGTGCCATTCCACTTTACCAGAATCCCCTACACCTTGAGCCAAACGAGAGATGTGTTTGACTGCTCTGCTCAGAACACCCTGTTCTACCTGAAGGAGACCACGCTGTGGCTGACGTCCCTCAATGCCTGCCTGGACCCATTCATATACTTTTTCCTTTGCAAATCATTTAGGAAATCCTTGCTAGACATGCTGTGCAAGCACATGGCAGGGCTCGGGGCAAGGACAAAGGAGCAGAACGAGGGGGATGACACAGACGAGACGCCACTCTAG
- the P2RY13 gene encoding P2Y purinoceptor 13 isoform X2: MGDSANTSTVGNTSGAASSAQCPRDTTITHLLFPVLYTLVFLLGLALNSLACWAFFHIPSTSTFIVYLKNILVSDFIMTLMLPLKILTDSGLGPWQLKAFVCRFSAVIFYDTMYISIVLLGLIAFDRFLKIVRPFGKFWVQNLTSAKILASLVWLFFLVLSLPNVILSNKTATPQSVRKCASLKSYLGLKWHEAVNYICQVIFWTVLILMLLFYIIIAKKVYESYIKTQKKGNKNEKRIKGKVFIIFTVFFLCFAPFHFSRVPYTLSQTSAHMDCRLQNQLFVAKESTLWLAATNICMDPLIYMFLCRPFVEKVLYRRVKTLQRMVQTNPKTELDTQVSPTES; encoded by the coding sequence ATGGGAGACTCTGCAAACACAAGCACTGTTGGTAATACCAGtggagcagcctcctctgcacagtgccCCCGCGACACCACCATCACCCACCTGCTCTTCCCAGTGCTGTACACGCTCGTCTTCCTCCTGGGACTCGCACTGAACAGCCTGGCTTGCTGGGCTTTCTTCCACATTCCAAGCACATCAACTTTCATTGTCTACTTGAAAAATATCTTAGTTTCTGATTTTATAATGACCCTGATGCTTCCTCTGAAGATCCTGACAGACTCTGGCCTGGGACCGTGGCAGCTCAAAGCCTTTGTCTGTCGCTTCTCAGCCGTAATATTCTATGACACCATGTACATTAGCATAGTGCTGCTCGGGCTCATTGCTTTCGACAGATTTCTCAAGATTGTGAGACCTTTTGGGAAGTTCTGGGTCCAAAATCTGACCTCAGCAAAGATCCTCGCAAGTCTGGTCTGGCTCTTCTTCCTGGTTCTCTCTCTTCCCAACGTGATCTTGTCCAACAAGACAGCGACGCCCCAGTCCGTGAGGAAGTGTGCCTCCTTGAAGAGTTACCTCGGACTCAAATGGCACGAAGCCGTCAACTACATCTGTCAGGTCATCTTCTGGACTGTCCTCATCCTCATGTTGCTCTTTTATATAATTATTGCCAAAAAGGTGTATGAGTCTTAcataaaaacacagaagaaaggcaacaaaaatgaaaaacgGATCAAGGGGAAAGTATTCATCATTTTTACTGTGTTCTTCTTATGCTTTGCCCCCTTCCACTTCAGCAGGGTCCCCTACACCCTGAGCCAAACAAGTGCCCACATGGACTGCCGCCTGCAGAACCAGCTCTTTGTGGCCAAAGAGAGCACGCTGTGGCTGGCAGCCACCAACATCTGCATGGACCCCCTGATCTACATGTTCCTGTGCAGGCCCTTTGTGGAGAAGGTGTTGTACAGGAGGGTAAAGACTCTTCAGAGAATGGTCCAGACAAACCCAAAAACTGAACTGGATACACAAGTGTCTCCTACTGAGTCTTGA